TGTGGGAGAAATTGTTACCCACAATGTCTGCGGCATTACGGGCATTCCGATGCAGATCCCATACAGGGAACGGCTGGTGGTAACCGGAGAAGCGCTTATTCGTCCAAGTGATTTTGAAACGCTTCGGGCAACATTGACGGACAGCAATGGCAGTCCTTATAAAAACGGAAGAAATCTGGCTGCCGGATCGGTGCGCCTGCTGGCTGCTGAAATTTGTAAGGACAGGAAAGTTACTTTCATGCCATTCCATGTTCTGGAAGGATTTCCAGAAATGGAGAAAAAATCGAAAAAGCTGAAGAATCTGTCTGCACTTGGTTTTCAGGTCTGTAAATATTTTGTAACCAGAGCGGACAGGGAGCTTACTTTGAGTGAACTGGAGGAAGGAATCGCAGAGCTGCGAAAGTATGCAGCAGACAATGATATTCCCATTGATGGGATTGTGATGACCTATAATGACATCGATTATTCCAAGTCCTGCGGGCGGACCGGACACCACTATAAGGATGGGCTGGCATTCAAATTTGAAGATGACCTGTTTGAAAGCCGCCTGCGTTATGTTGAGTGGACTCCAACGCGCTCAGGGGAGATTGTGCCGGTTGCGGTATTTGAACCAGTGGAAATAGACGGCTGCGAGGTGTCCAGAGCCAGCCTGCATAACCTTTCTTTTATTGAAGATTTGGAGCTGATGCCTGGGAACCGGATTCTGGTAAGCAAACGAAACATGATCATCCCTCATGTGGAGGAAAATCTGGACAGAGGAGGTTTTTCTTTGGGGAAATTGGTTCCCCAGACCTGTCCCTGTTGTGGACAGCCTACCCGTATCCATGAAAGCAGTGCAGTATCCGGTGGGAAAAAAAAGATCCGAACACTGTTCTGTGACAATTCTTCCTGTGAAACGAGACGGCTGCGGCAGTTTGTTCACTTTGCCAGCCAGAAAGCCATGAATATTGAAGGCTTGTCAGAGGCTACCTTGGAGAAATTTATTGGGTGTGGATGGATTCATTCCTATATGGATATTTACCGGCTGGATGAGCATAGAGGCGAAATCGTGCAGATGGAGGGATTTGGAGAAAAATCCTGGCAGAGATTGTGGGATGCAATTCAAAAGAGCAGAAATACAACCTTTGAACGGTATCTGATTGCGATGGACATCCCCATGGTTGGGAATACGGCCAGCAGGGCGTTGGGACGACTGTTTGGCGGAAATCTTGGCGTATTTGAAAATGCGGTACATCTTGGATTTGATTTTACGCAGCTTCCTGATTTTGGGGAGACAATGCATCATCATATTCATGAGTGGTTTTGTGATGAAGAAAATTTATATGTATGGGAGGAATTGCAGAAGATGATGAATATTCAGAATACGAGTGTGACGGAAAAGGGTGCTGAGACAAGGGAAAATCCCTTTGCGGGGCTGACCATAGTGGTAACAGGAAAGGTAGAGCCTTATACCCGCAGCGAAATCAATGAAAAGATTGAATCCCTGGGGGCTCATGCAGGAAGTTCTGTGAGCCGCAGGACAGACTATCTGATCTGTGGGGAAAATGCCGGAAGCAAGCTGGAGAAAGCAAGGGCTCTTGGAATAAAAGTGCTGACTCCGGAAGAATTTTTCCGCATGGCAGGAGAGTAAGGAGGATACTGTGACGGACAGAATTATGGTAAAAATAGCGTCGGTGGAGCAAGGCTTTTATTTCCGTACAATTTCCAGAGAATATCGTTCCTTGAAAAGCTTTTATTTTACAGAAGATAGTTTGAAAGAGTTGGAGAAAACAGGGCATGTGATGGAATGGGATATACACTCCTTTGCCAGAATCAGCCTGAGCAAAACAGCGGAAGGAAGAAAAATCATAAGGTTTGTTTTATACTGGCTGAGCTGTGACTGCCAGGGAAATGTAACCGGACGGAAGGAAGAACTGGAATTATATTACGATCAGTTTCAGTGCTGCCTTGAGGAAAGCAGCAAAGAAAATGGACAGGTTCAAAACCTGCTGTCCGTGAGAGCAGGGAAAAAACCGATGCTAGAGTTTCAAAGCTGCAGAAATCTGCGAGAGGTTACAAGACAGAAAACGGTAAGGAAGAAGTTGGGAAGGTTTCTGGATCAGAATTTTAACTGGACAAGCGCCAGAAAGATTGTGATTACAGATGATTTTGAGCCATACAGCTTTTTCTTTGAAGAAATCCTGGAATCAGGGACAGGGATTTGCGGAGGAATTATTCTGCATAACCGCGAAGATTTGTCAACGGCGTACTATGGGATACATACCTAGTTTTAGGTTGAAAGAATTGTATTTATGAAAAGAAGGTGTATCGGCATATTGCTATGTCGGTATGCCTTCTTTTTTTGATTTTTGTTGAAAGAATGCGCATAACATGCGTAAAGGATAGGTATAAAGGAAAACAAAAGGAGATGTGAAGCTATGTTAATTGCAATCGATCATGGAAATAAGCAGATGAAAACAATCCACTGTGAACCGTTTGTATCTGGAATACAGGAAAGTGCCACAAAGCCGTTTGGAAAGAATGTTCTGAAATATCAGGATAAATTTTATACTCTTTCCAACCAGAGGATTCCATATAAGCGGGATAAGACCGAGGATGAGCGATTTTTTGTTCTTACGCTGTTTGGAATTGCAGGAGAAATTTTAAACAGGAATTGTTATGAAGAAGAAGCTATGCGTATCCAGCTGGCAGTCGGTCTTCCACCTGCTCATTATGGCGCACAGTATCGGTCTTTCGTGAAGTATTTTTCTGAACGCGGTGTAGTAAGTTTTGCTTATCGTGGAAATAACTATGCCATTTATATTGATGATGTGAAATGCTATCCGCAGGCATATGCGGCAGCTGTAACCAGGTTAAAGGAGCTGATCGGGCATCCACGGGTACTGATTGTAGATATTGGAGGATTTACTGCAGATTATTTGTTAATGCGGAATGGAGAATGTGACTTGTCG
The window above is part of the Lachnoclostridium edouardi genome. Proteins encoded here:
- the ligA gene encoding NAD-dependent DNA ligase LigA; translation: MAQTTVERLRELTSLLNQYRDEYYNKNAPTVSDEIYDRLFDELVSLEEETGIFMANSPSQTVGYPAVSSLEKTEHKIPLLSLDKTKSVGELHRFMGGQQILLMLKLDGLTMKLTYEGGNLVEASTRGDGNVGEIVTHNVCGITGIPMQIPYRERLVVTGEALIRPSDFETLRATLTDSNGSPYKNGRNLAAGSVRLLAAEICKDRKVTFMPFHVLEGFPEMEKKSKKLKNLSALGFQVCKYFVTRADRELTLSELEEGIAELRKYAADNDIPIDGIVMTYNDIDYSKSCGRTGHHYKDGLAFKFEDDLFESRLRYVEWTPTRSGEIVPVAVFEPVEIDGCEVSRASLHNLSFIEDLELMPGNRILVSKRNMIIPHVEENLDRGGFSLGKLVPQTCPCCGQPTRIHESSAVSGGKKKIRTLFCDNSSCETRRLRQFVHFASQKAMNIEGLSEATLEKFIGCGWIHSYMDIYRLDEHRGEIVQMEGFGEKSWQRLWDAIQKSRNTTFERYLIAMDIPMVGNTASRALGRLFGGNLGVFENAVHLGFDFTQLPDFGETMHHHIHEWFCDEENLYVWEELQKMMNIQNTSVTEKGAETRENPFAGLTIVVTGKVEPYTRSEINEKIESLGAHAGSSVSRRTDYLICGENAGSKLEKARALGIKVLTPEEFFRMAGE
- a CDS encoding ParM/StbA family protein, which gives rise to MLIAIDHGNKQMKTIHCEPFVSGIQESATKPFGKNVLKYQDKFYTLSNQRIPYKRDKTEDERFFVLTLFGIAGEILNRNCYEEEAMRIQLAVGLPPAHYGAQYRSFVKYFSERGVVSFAYRGNNYAIYIDDVKCYPQAYAAAVTRLKELIGHPRVLIVDIGGFTADYLLMRNGECDLSVCDSLENGVIVLYNRIRTKVNSEFNVLLEEADIDAILKGQGEAYSPVISSLVMRLAQDFVNDLFSSLRERMLDVSAGVVVFVGGGAILLRNQIEVSGKVGKAIFIEDINANAKGYEFLYLSESMSR